One Curtobacterium sp. MCLR17_007 DNA window includes the following coding sequences:
- a CDS encoding HD domain-containing protein — MTDHLTLPSTPWLDEALTLVRGTERAGVTDHSIRTYLFARLVAERDGMTTDAGHRDDLVLAACLLHDLGLGSLATGSTRFEVEGADIAAELLTRHGAPAGDVDVVWEAIALHSSHGIADRRGPVSYLTYRGVFADASAETEGLDAAAVRQIQTALPRPAGDRSVIDAIADHAERSPAAAPPHSIGADLLRERRLAAGGAD; from the coding sequence ATGACCGATCATCTGACGCTCCCCTCGACGCCCTGGCTCGACGAAGCGCTCACACTCGTGCGGGGGACCGAGCGTGCCGGGGTGACGGACCACAGCATCCGGACGTATCTGTTCGCCCGCCTGGTCGCAGAGCGGGACGGCATGACCACGGACGCCGGCCACCGCGACGACCTCGTGCTGGCGGCCTGTCTCCTGCACGACCTCGGCCTCGGCTCGCTCGCCACGGGTTCGACACGGTTCGAGGTGGAGGGTGCAGACATCGCAGCCGAGCTGCTGACGCGGCACGGAGCACCTGCCGGCGACGTCGACGTGGTCTGGGAGGCCATCGCCCTGCACTCGTCGCACGGCATCGCCGACCGCCGTGGCCCCGTGTCCTACCTGACCTACCGCGGCGTGTTCGCCGATGCGAGCGCAGAGACGGAGGGGCTCGACGCGGCTGCCGTCCGGCAGATCCAGACGGCGCTGCCGCGGCCCGCCGGCGACCGATCCGTCATCGACGCGATCGCTGACCACGCGGAACGATCGCCGGCTGCGGCGCCGCCGCACAGCATCGGCGCCGACCTGCTCCGTGAGCGGCGTCTCGCAGCAGGGGGCGCCGACTGA
- a CDS encoding HAD family hydrolase, whose protein sequence is MGALRAVCFDLDGTLFDHRGAAQAGVTTFLESQGLTPTESALDTWFAAEDEHFERWRAGQISFPEQRRARLRTVLPALGHRTPTDDDGLDALFDCYLRAYRASWRAFPGSLSLLQELRARGYRLGLLTNGSERQQRDKLAQTGLEGAFDAVCVSEQIGFQKPDRRAFLTVARAVGVEAAECLFVGDDLERDVEGARSAGMRALLVDRDVSDAASTRTAVLRAAGAGDVA, encoded by the coding sequence ATGGGGGCTCTCCGCGCAGTCTGCTTCGACCTCGACGGCACCCTGTTCGACCACCGGGGCGCGGCCCAAGCCGGCGTCACCACGTTCCTCGAGTCCCAGGGCCTGACCCCGACGGAGTCCGCGCTCGACACCTGGTTCGCTGCCGAGGACGAGCACTTCGAACGCTGGCGCGCCGGCCAGATCAGCTTCCCGGAGCAGCGGCGCGCGCGTCTCCGAACCGTCTTGCCGGCGCTCGGCCACCGCACGCCGACGGATGATGACGGTCTGGATGCACTCTTCGACTGCTACCTCCGCGCGTACCGAGCGTCGTGGCGGGCGTTCCCCGGCAGCCTGTCCCTGCTGCAGGAACTGCGCGCTCGGGGGTACCGCCTGGGTCTGCTCACCAACGGTTCCGAGAGACAGCAGCGCGACAAGCTCGCACAGACCGGTCTCGAGGGCGCCTTCGACGCGGTGTGCGTCTCCGAACAGATCGGGTTCCAGAAGCCGGACCGGCGGGCGTTCCTGACTGTGGCGCGGGCGGTGGGCGTCGAGGCCGCCGAGTGTCTCTTCGTCGGCGACGACCTCGAACGGGACGTCGAGGGGGCGCGCTCCGCGGGCATGCGCGCGCTGTTGGTCGACCGCGACGTTTCTGACGCCGCGTCGACCAGGACCGCCGTCCTGCGCGCCGCCGGGGCTGGGGACGTTGCTTGA
- a CDS encoding NUDIX domain-containing protein, which yields MRVRAAAVVIRNGHLLLIDRRNGGRHYCVLPGGGVEDGEDLRTACRRELLEETSLEGTVGELLDVPVERDTPVAYFVVSVDDDVVTLGGPECKRASATNRYEPIWVPLGDLAQTPLVPDGARYAVELALDLAFERDR from the coding sequence GTGCGAGTCAGGGCAGCGGCAGTCGTCATCCGGAACGGGCACCTGCTCCTGATCGACCGCCGCAACGGCGGCCGCCACTACTGCGTCCTGCCCGGCGGAGGCGTGGAGGACGGCGAGGACCTCCGCACAGCATGCCGACGTGAACTGCTCGAGGAGACGAGCCTCGAGGGAACCGTCGGCGAGTTGCTGGACGTGCCGGTCGAACGCGACACCCCGGTGGCCTACTTCGTCGTCAGCGTGGACGACGACGTTGTCACGCTGGGCGGTCCCGAGTGCAAGCGTGCGTCAGCGACCAACCGGTACGAGCCGATCTGGGTCCCCCTCGGCGACCTCGCGCAGACCCCGCTCGTGCCGGATGGCGCCCGGTACGCCGTTGAGCTGGCCCTCGATCTCGCCTTCGAGCGGGACCGCTGA
- a CDS encoding GNAT family protein: MDLDRLWPLFGLRLITPRLELRPLRDEDLPGLVDAALSGVHDPARMPFGTPWTDAEPATLARSLAQYHWKLRAGLTRDSWGVSFTVLHEGTPIGVQELHARRFAARKTVESGSWLSLAHQGLGLGTEMRSALLLFAFDHLGAEWAESSAAAWNEPSLRVSARLGYLVNGVTRAQTRADEVVDEVRVRLKRTDFARPSWSLTADGVEAAIGLLRE; encoded by the coding sequence ATGGACCTCGATCGTCTTTGGCCGTTGTTCGGGCTGCGTCTCATCACTCCGCGACTGGAACTCCGCCCCCTGCGCGACGAGGACCTGCCTGGGCTCGTCGACGCGGCCCTGTCCGGTGTGCACGATCCAGCCCGGATGCCGTTCGGTACTCCGTGGACGGATGCAGAACCGGCGACCTTGGCTCGTTCCCTGGCGCAGTACCACTGGAAACTCCGAGCCGGTCTGACCCGTGACTCGTGGGGCGTGAGCTTCACCGTGCTGCACGAGGGAACGCCGATCGGGGTGCAGGAGTTGCACGCTCGCCGCTTCGCTGCACGCAAGACGGTCGAGAGCGGGTCGTGGCTCTCGCTGGCACATCAGGGTCTCGGGCTCGGGACCGAGATGCGGTCGGCGCTGCTGCTGTTCGCGTTCGACCACCTCGGAGCGGAGTGGGCGGAGTCGAGTGCAGCGGCGTGGAACGAGCCGTCCCTTCGGGTGTCCGCGAGGCTCGGGTACCTGGTCAACGGCGTCACCAGGGCCCAGACCCGCGCCGACGAGGTCGTCGACGAGGTCCGGGTCCGCCTGAAGCGGACGGACTTCGCCCGGCCGAGCTGGAGTCTGACGGCCGACGGGGTGGAGGCAGCGATCGGACTCCTGCGTGAGTAG
- a CDS encoding alpha/beta hydrolase has translation MLLNVVVQGRGERNAVLLHGMMGSHESWQRVVPLLVSSGYRVHAVDLPGHGMSPSDDTMTVDRAARSVADSLANGCGTVPDLVIGHSYGGLLLAAAVSSGVLAPRLSVYVDTPFAAGGGGRDRDELVAAYEEDARLRTYAGLRASRPFYSEQDCEVEARAAQRFDPPTAVAQSMGARMSFEPEAGSIIVRADPSRYVDDETAALHSARGVAVRDVPGAAHSVWYSHFDEFIAALPEVFQ, from the coding sequence ATGTTGCTCAACGTCGTGGTGCAGGGTCGAGGCGAACGGAATGCCGTACTGCTCCACGGGATGATGGGGTCGCACGAGAGCTGGCAGCGGGTCGTCCCGCTGCTCGTCTCGAGCGGTTACCGCGTCCACGCGGTCGATCTACCCGGGCACGGGATGTCTCCGAGCGATGACACGATGACGGTGGACCGCGCCGCGCGATCGGTCGCGGACTCTCTTGCGAACGGGTGCGGGACAGTGCCCGACCTCGTGATCGGACATTCCTATGGTGGGTTGCTGCTGGCAGCGGCGGTGTCGTCTGGTGTGCTCGCACCGAGATTGTCGGTCTACGTCGACACGCCGTTCGCCGCTGGTGGTGGAGGACGGGACCGGGACGAGCTCGTCGCAGCCTACGAGGAGGACGCGCGCTTGCGCACCTACGCCGGACTCCGAGCATCCCGGCCGTTCTACAGCGAGCAGGACTGTGAGGTGGAGGCTCGCGCCGCCCAACGGTTCGATCCTCCCACCGCCGTCGCGCAGTCGATGGGCGCGAGGATGTCCTTCGAGCCGGAGGCCGGGTCCATCATCGTTCGCGCGGACCCGAGTCGGTACGTCGACGACGAGACGGCGGCGCTGCACAGCGCCCGCGGTGTTGCGGTCCGTGACGTTCCCGGTGCGGCGCACTCGGTCTGGTACAGCCACTTCGACGAGTTCATCGCCGCACTTCCCGAGGTGTTCCAGTAG
- a CDS encoding DUF402 domain-containing protein: protein MAVAAEDLDVVTIVKRKRPAGTRSWRGYVVAVDERGAGVFTPAGSGHTGTDRDGPTSTCEVAQDAQGRGRDSIILLPHAAWFVAHWVLGSEYVVHVDIATPPRESRDEWQFDDLELDPLLRRDGSFVVDDEDEFAAACASGLISETEREAALLEVESLRADLILGTLVVEGLDYLHASAGRTLPKL from the coding sequence ATGGCTGTCGCGGCTGAGGATCTCGACGTCGTGACGATCGTGAAACGGAAGCGTCCGGCGGGTACCCGGTCCTGGCGTGGGTACGTGGTCGCGGTCGACGAGCGCGGGGCCGGGGTCTTCACACCCGCTGGGAGCGGCCACACCGGTACCGATCGGGACGGCCCGACTTCGACGTGCGAGGTTGCCCAGGATGCCCAGGGGCGGGGCCGTGATTCGATCATCCTGCTTCCTCATGCAGCCTGGTTCGTCGCGCATTGGGTGCTCGGCTCCGAGTACGTCGTGCACGTCGACATCGCGACGCCGCCCAGAGAGTCGCGCGACGAGTGGCAGTTCGACGATCTCGAGCTTGATCCGCTGCTGCGGCGCGATGGCTCGTTCGTTGTCGATGATGAAGACGAGTTCGCCGCCGCGTGCGCGTCGGGACTGATCTCCGAAACTGAACGTGAAGCCGCGTTGCTCGAGGTGGAGTCGTTGCGCGCCGACCTCATCCTCGGGACTCTGGTGGTCGAAGGTCTCGACTACCTCCACGCGAGCGCGGGTCGGACGCTCCCGAAGCTCTGA
- a CDS encoding ATP-binding protein, producing MALVLMCGLSFSGKSTLATQLAVELGAELLSLDGINVERGFHGGQGIPLEEWANTNRIAHERAGALLASDRHVVVDDTGSPRFIRDAWRATATESAAPFVLVWVQVSPELQRRRVLANRDQPSRADVTDAVVTEHAASFEPPIEEDPLVVDAARTTDPATVSAVVAEIGARIVRSPTPRPRTGGLGSPDGTGPTR from the coding sequence ATGGCGCTGGTGCTGATGTGTGGTCTGTCCTTCTCCGGCAAGAGCACCCTCGCGACGCAACTGGCGGTCGAGCTGGGCGCTGAGCTGCTGAGCCTCGACGGGATCAACGTGGAGCGCGGTTTCCACGGCGGCCAGGGCATCCCGTTGGAGGAGTGGGCGAACACCAACCGGATCGCACACGAACGAGCTGGCGCGCTGCTCGCTTCCGATCGTCACGTGGTCGTCGACGACACCGGTTCACCCCGGTTCATCCGCGACGCGTGGCGTGCGACGGCGACCGAATCGGCGGCACCGTTCGTGCTCGTGTGGGTGCAGGTCTCGCCCGAACTGCAGCGTCGTCGTGTGCTGGCAAACCGCGACCAGCCGTCACGGGCGGACGTCACCGACGCCGTGGTGACCGAGCACGCGGCGAGCTTCGAACCTCCGATCGAGGAAGACCCGTTGGTCGTCGACGCGGCTCGGACGACCGACCCCGCCACCGTCAGCGCCGTCGTCGCAGAGATCGGGGCTCGCATCGTGCGATCGCCGACCCCGCGCCCGCGTACCGGCGGCCTCGGGAGTCCTGACGGGACGGGACCGACGCGATGA
- a CDS encoding DUF2207 domain-containing protein, translating into MRRVLDFLGITRPRGTPRPKLITAIVGGVGLFLVLYGIAVWAGNAATSTGASVWIGVALIVVGLACWVVEGVLGARTKGQEPPR; encoded by the coding sequence ATGCGACGAGTACTCGACTTCCTCGGGATCACGCGGCCCAGAGGGACGCCTCGCCCGAAGCTCATCACGGCGATCGTCGGCGGGGTGGGCCTCTTCCTGGTCCTGTACGGCATAGCGGTGTGGGCGGGCAACGCGGCGACGAGCACCGGAGCCTCGGTCTGGATCGGCGTCGCGCTCATCGTGGTCGGTCTCGCGTGCTGGGTCGTCGAGGGCGTCCTGGGTGCTCGCACGAAGGGGCAGGAGCCGCCTCGGTAG
- a CDS encoding GNAT family N-acetyltransferase, producing the protein MESLIRFARPTDAAAVEQIENAADRLLIDRLQPEGWSDAPSGDTRLAGHGFLLVVELVGGDVAGFAHVLEVDGVCHLEQLSVHPAHARQGLGQALVDAAKRQAAARGYTRISLRTFADVPWNAPFYRSAGFVEEEPATEFHRSLVDTESRLGLDAYGRRVQMTACVAGLLP; encoded by the coding sequence ATGGAGAGCCTGATCCGCTTTGCTCGTCCAACGGACGCGGCGGCTGTCGAGCAGATCGAGAACGCGGCCGATCGGCTCCTGATCGATCGGCTCCAGCCCGAGGGATGGTCTGATGCTCCCTCGGGAGACACCCGACTGGCCGGTCATGGGTTCCTGCTCGTCGTGGAGCTGGTCGGCGGGGACGTCGCTGGGTTCGCACACGTGCTCGAGGTCGACGGAGTGTGCCACCTCGAGCAGCTCTCGGTACACCCTGCGCACGCTCGGCAGGGTCTGGGCCAGGCGCTCGTCGACGCCGCGAAACGGCAGGCTGCGGCTCGCGGCTACACGCGGATCTCGCTGCGGACGTTCGCGGATGTGCCGTGGAATGCCCCGTTCTACCGATCAGCTGGTTTCGTGGAGGAAGAACCAGCAACAGAGTTCCACCGGTCGCTGGTCGACACCGAATCCCGGCTGGGTCTCGACGCGTACGGACGCCGGGTGCAGATGACAGCATGCGTCGCGGGACTGTTGCCGTAG
- a CDS encoding SDR family oxidoreductase, which produces MTGIHGKTIAITGASSGIGAATARHLATAGARLVLGARRADRLTSLVDDITADGGQAIAVPTDVRRREDLERLVAAAREHFGSLDVLFSNAGSMAISPFDEVRVDDWQQMIDVNVTGVLNGIAAALPVFRAQGGGHFVHTASTAAHRIVPAQGVYAATKTAVRVLSEGLRQEAGPSLRVTVISPGFTNTEGVGAGASADTAAALIAQRDAIAMPPEAVARAVAFAVEQPDGVDVGEVVIRPTAQG; this is translated from the coding sequence ATGACCGGCATCCACGGCAAGACGATCGCGATCACCGGCGCGTCCAGCGGCATCGGTGCCGCGACCGCCCGACACCTCGCGACCGCGGGAGCGCGCCTCGTGCTCGGTGCACGTCGTGCCGATCGGCTGACGTCGTTGGTCGACGACATCACCGCCGACGGCGGTCAGGCGATCGCCGTCCCCACCGACGTCCGTCGCCGCGAGGACCTGGAGCGGCTCGTCGCCGCGGCCCGCGAGCACTTCGGCAGCCTCGACGTCCTGTTCTCCAACGCCGGCAGCATGGCGATCTCGCCGTTCGACGAGGTGCGCGTCGACGACTGGCAGCAGATGATCGACGTCAACGTGACCGGCGTGCTCAACGGGATCGCCGCCGCACTGCCGGTGTTCCGGGCGCAGGGCGGCGGGCACTTCGTGCACACGGCCTCCACGGCCGCGCACCGGATCGTCCCGGCGCAGGGCGTGTACGCCGCGACGAAGACCGCGGTGCGTGTGCTGTCCGAGGGACTCCGGCAAGAGGCCGGCCCGTCACTCCGTGTCACCGTGATCAGCCCGGGGTTCACGAACACCGAGGGGGTCGGCGCCGGTGCGAGTGCGGACACCGCCGCGGCGCTCATCGCCCAGCGGGACGCGATCGCGATGCCGCCAGAGGCAGTCGCCCGTGCCGTCGCGTTCGCCGTCGAACAGCCCGACGGGGTCGACGTCGGCGAGGTCGTCATCAGGCCGACCGCCCAGGGCTGA
- a CDS encoding TetR/AcrR family transcriptional regulator: protein MSTSSSDPDPALRTDAQQNRRRIVEIARRAFAHDASATMQSIARAAGVGQGTLYRRFPTREALLVEVYREDFERLTAAAGVLLAEHPPVEALRRWFDELAAFGHLKHALSSVLDAVTRAELHDDQYDRILAAVGQLLDAGKASGELRADVAPDEVFPLLAFLWHVPPQSDERTGHLLDLVLDGLREPRRST from the coding sequence ATGTCCACTTCGTCGAGTGACCCAGACCCCGCGCTCCGCACGGACGCGCAGCAGAACCGCCGCCGGATCGTCGAGATCGCGCGCCGGGCCTTCGCCCATGACGCCAGCGCCACGATGCAGTCGATCGCACGCGCAGCGGGAGTGGGACAGGGCACGCTCTACCGGCGCTTCCCGACCCGCGAAGCACTGCTGGTCGAGGTGTACCGCGAGGACTTCGAGCGGCTGACCGCGGCAGCGGGCGTCTTGCTCGCCGAGCACCCGCCGGTCGAGGCCCTGCGCCGCTGGTTCGACGAGCTCGCGGCGTTCGGGCACCTGAAACACGCCCTGTCGAGCGTGCTGGACGCGGTGACCCGTGCCGAGCTGCACGATGACCAGTACGACCGGATCCTCGCCGCGGTCGGACAGCTCCTCGACGCCGGCAAGGCCAGCGGCGAGCTCCGGGCCGACGTCGCGCCGGACGAGGTGTTCCCGCTCCTGGCCTTCCTGTGGCACGTCCCACCACAGTCCGACGAGCGCACCGGGCACCTGCTCGACCTGGTCCTCGACGGGCTGCGCGAGCCACGACGATCGACCTGA
- a CDS encoding GNAT family protein has product MTVRLTRMDPAGADRDALVAFLTTEDFPFHVRRSIGVADAQRAIDEGAWRDDEHDTFWLDADDHGRVGLVRLEDLADPVPLFDLRIAGAHRGRGLAVRALRATTDHVFRTFDAADRFEGQTREDNTAMRRTFLRAGWVKEAHYRAGWPVEGGPPLASVGYGMLRADWESGTTTPVPWDDEPVSA; this is encoded by the coding sequence ATGACGGTACGCCTGACCCGTATGGACCCCGCTGGTGCCGACCGCGACGCCCTGGTCGCCTTCCTGACGACCGAGGACTTCCCGTTCCACGTCCGTCGCAGCATCGGGGTCGCCGACGCCCAGCGCGCGATCGACGAAGGCGCATGGCGTGACGACGAGCACGACACGTTCTGGCTCGACGCCGACGACCACGGCCGGGTCGGGCTGGTCCGTCTCGAGGACCTCGCCGACCCCGTGCCGCTGTTCGACCTGCGGATCGCGGGCGCCCACCGTGGTCGCGGCCTGGCAGTGCGCGCGCTCCGGGCGACCACCGACCACGTGTTCCGCACCTTCGACGCAGCCGACCGGTTCGAGGGACAGACGCGCGAGGACAACACCGCGATGCGCCGCACGTTCCTGCGTGCCGGTTGGGTCAAGGAGGCGCACTACCGGGCGGGCTGGCCGGTCGAGGGCGGTCCCCCGCTCGCCTCGGTCGGCTATGGGATGCTCCGGGCGGACTGGGAGTCCGGCACCACCACGCCGGTGCCGTGGGACGACGAGCCCGTGTCAGCCTGA
- a CDS encoding MFS transporter, whose product MTRLPFLVYVLALGTFLMITSEFVVAGILPAIAGDLSISLAHTGLLITVFAVGMIVGSPSMTLLTLRLPRRLTLVLALVVFIVGHVVVATGSHFGTLLAARFLTALAAGAFWSVAAVVASDAAGPGLGSRAQGVIGAGGSLGTVLGVPLGAVLAQVLGWRGTFWAIAAAAVVAAVLVARFVPHGRVTHAVSVRGQLAGLRSGRLWLVLAACATTTGGVVAAYSYIAPLLTDRAGVPSTLVPLVLTGFGVGSFVGTVVGGRLGDRHPHVVTVVTPAVSTLLLLGIGAVSGLPWVTSALLVVLGLFGLSANGVLIHLAVRAAGPAATLGSAFTVSSFNLGTAVGTAIAGGTLGALGVAGPALVGAVIVALTVVPTAVLARVALRAGQRPAVGEASADEIDARV is encoded by the coding sequence GTGACGCGGCTGCCGTTCCTGGTCTACGTCCTGGCACTCGGCACGTTCCTCATGATCACGTCGGAGTTCGTGGTCGCGGGGATCCTGCCCGCGATCGCCGGCGACCTGAGCATCTCGCTGGCGCACACGGGTCTGCTGATCACCGTGTTCGCCGTCGGGATGATCGTCGGCAGTCCGTCGATGACGCTGCTGACACTGCGACTCCCCCGACGCCTGACCCTGGTGCTCGCGCTGGTGGTGTTCATCGTCGGCCACGTCGTCGTCGCCACCGGGTCGCACTTCGGCACGCTGCTCGCGGCCCGGTTCCTCACCGCGCTGGCGGCTGGGGCGTTCTGGTCCGTCGCCGCCGTCGTGGCCTCGGACGCCGCCGGTCCGGGGCTCGGGTCGCGCGCCCAGGGGGTCATCGGCGCGGGGGGCTCGCTCGGCACCGTCCTCGGTGTGCCGCTCGGCGCCGTGCTCGCGCAGGTGCTCGGATGGCGCGGGACCTTCTGGGCCATCGCCGCGGCCGCCGTCGTCGCCGCGGTGCTGGTCGCCCGCTTCGTTCCCCACGGCCGTGTCACGCACGCGGTGTCGGTGCGCGGCCAGCTCGCCGGCCTGCGGTCCGGACGGCTGTGGCTCGTCCTGGCTGCCTGTGCGACGACGACCGGCGGTGTGGTGGCGGCGTACTCGTACATCGCGCCCCTGCTCACCGACCGGGCCGGTGTGCCGTCGACCCTCGTGCCGTTGGTCCTGACCGGCTTCGGCGTCGGCTCGTTCGTCGGCACGGTGGTCGGTGGACGGCTCGGTGACCGGCACCCGCACGTGGTCACCGTCGTCACGCCGGCCGTGAGCACGCTGCTGCTGCTCGGCATCGGCGCCGTGTCCGGTCTGCCCTGGGTGACGTCGGCACTCCTGGTGGTCCTGGGGCTGTTCGGCCTGAGCGCGAACGGCGTCCTGATCCACCTGGCCGTGCGTGCCGCCGGTCCTGCCGCGACGCTGGGGTCTGCCTTCACGGTGTCGTCGTTCAACCTCGGCACGGCGGTCGGGACGGCGATCGCCGGGGGGACGCTCGGCGCACTCGGTGTCGCGGGGCCGGCGCTCGTCGGCGCCGTGATCGTCGCACTGACAGTGGTGCCGACAGCGGTGCTGGCTCGCGTCGCCCTGCGTGCCGGTCAGCGTCCGGCAGTCGGCGAGGCGTCGGCGGACGAGATCGACGCGCGGGTGTGA
- a CDS encoding helix-turn-helix transcriptional regulator has product MTNNPEVRDFLTSRRARVRPEQVDLPGGPGRRVPGLRRSEVAMLAGVSVEYYARIERGALGGVTDVVLDAIATALRFDESERSHLFDLARTANSSPVRQRRGTSQADALRPSMRFVVDAITDAVAFVQNGRLDVVAANPLCHALYADLFDAEPDQPNFARFAFLHQDRSRRLYTDWDGAADVSVAMLRTASGQDPHDKGLQELIGELSTRSDEFRARWAKHDVRLHGSGRKTFRHALVGDVELSYENLVPIAGAGLNLLVYTAEPGSRNAEALQLLANWGRTASVSGVRS; this is encoded by the coding sequence ATGACGAACAACCCAGAGGTCCGCGACTTCCTGACGTCGCGGCGCGCGCGGGTGCGACCCGAGCAGGTCGACCTGCCGGGCGGACCCGGCCGCCGTGTGCCGGGCCTGCGTCGCAGTGAGGTCGCGATGCTGGCCGGTGTCAGTGTCGAGTACTACGCGCGGATCGAGCGCGGGGCGCTGGGCGGGGTCACGGACGTGGTCCTCGATGCGATCGCCACGGCCCTGCGGTTCGACGAGTCCGAGCGCTCGCACCTGTTCGACCTGGCACGCACGGCGAACAGCTCACCGGTGCGGCAGCGGCGTGGCACGAGCCAGGCGGACGCGCTGCGACCGTCGATGCGGTTCGTCGTCGACGCGATCACCGACGCCGTCGCCTTCGTGCAGAACGGACGGCTCGACGTCGTCGCGGCGAACCCGCTGTGCCACGCGCTGTACGCGGACCTGTTCGACGCCGAGCCCGACCAGCCCAACTTCGCACGGTTCGCCTTCCTTCACCAGGACCGTTCGCGGCGGCTCTACACGGACTGGGACGGCGCTGCGGACGTCTCGGTCGCGATGCTGCGGACCGCGTCCGGACAGGACCCGCACGACAAGGGGCTGCAGGAGCTGATCGGCGAGCTGAGCACCCGGAGCGACGAGTTCCGAGCCAGGTGGGCGAAGCACGACGTCCGCCTGCACGGCTCCGGTCGCAAGACGTTCCGGCACGCGCTGGTCGGGGACGTGGAACTCTCCTACGAGAACCTGGTGCCGATCGCGGGTGCGGGACTGAACCTGCTCGTGTACACCGCCGAACCCGGGTCGCGGAACGCCGAGGCCCTGCAGCTGCTGGCGAACTGGGGCCGGACCGCGTCCGTCAGCGGGGTGCGGTCGTGA
- a CDS encoding GNAT family N-acetyltransferase, producing MDHDDGFRTERLRLRPWRVADAAFQRRLWQERDDRVPARRRITPDGHPTVAELEQRIRTDERTPAPGLFVVEFATSAEAVGYCGLVANSVGVPQEPELAFEFLRASWGQGFATEAARVIVDDAASHGYGHLAATVRAWNAASLHVLDKLGFVDTGEREPDPVHGDSLLLRLRL from the coding sequence ATGGACCACGACGACGGCTTCCGGACCGAGCGGCTGCGGTTGCGTCCTTGGCGGGTCGCGGACGCCGCCTTCCAGCGCCGGCTCTGGCAGGAGCGCGACGACCGGGTCCCGGCGCGTCGACGCATCACGCCCGACGGGCACCCGACGGTCGCCGAACTGGAGCAGCGGATCCGGACGGACGAGCGGACTCCCGCGCCCGGGCTGTTCGTCGTCGAGTTCGCGACTTCGGCCGAGGCGGTGGGCTACTGCGGGCTCGTCGCGAACAGCGTTGGTGTCCCACAGGAACCCGAGCTCGCGTTCGAGTTCCTCCGCGCGTCCTGGGGTCAGGGGTTCGCGACCGAGGCGGCGCGCGTGATCGTCGACGACGCGGCCTCCCACGGCTACGGGCACCTGGCTGCCACGGTCCGCGCGTGGAACGCCGCGTCGCTGCACGTGCTGGACAAGCTCGGGTTCGTCGACACCGGGGAACGGGAACCCGATCCGGTGCACGGCGACTCACTCCTGCTGCGACTGCGGCTGTGA